The Enterobacter kobei genome has a segment encoding these proteins:
- the osmV gene encoding osmoprotectant ABC transporter ATP-binding protein OsmV encodes MIKLENLTKHFSQKHGQTFKAVDNVNLNVPEGEMCVLLGPSGCGKTTTLKMINRLITPSSGTILINGEDTSGMDTVTLRRNIGYVIQQIGLFPNMTIEENITVVPRMLGWDKARCKTRAEELMDMVAMDPRKFLSRYPREMSGGQQQRIGVIRALAADPPVLLMDEPFGAVDPINREVIQNQFLEMQRKLKKTVMLVSHDIDEALKLGDRIAVFRQGKIVQCASPDELLAKPANEFVGSFVGQDRTLKRLLLVSAGDVTDQQPTITARSSTPLPEAFATMDDNDIRAITVVDEHGKPLGFVKRREARNASGTCADILHPFRMTGKAEDNLRVVLSRLYESNTSWMPIVDEDGRYNGEISQDYIAEYLSSGRTRRALNIHSDS; translated from the coding sequence ATGATAAAACTGGAAAACCTCACCAAACACTTTTCACAGAAGCACGGCCAGACCTTTAAGGCCGTCGATAACGTCAACCTGAACGTCCCCGAAGGGGAAATGTGTGTCCTGCTCGGCCCGTCCGGCTGCGGGAAAACCACGACACTGAAGATGATTAACCGCCTTATCACACCCAGCAGCGGAACAATCCTCATTAACGGTGAAGACACCAGCGGGATGGACACGGTGACCCTGCGCCGCAATATTGGCTACGTGATCCAGCAGATTGGCCTGTTCCCGAACATGACTATCGAAGAGAACATCACCGTTGTACCGCGCATGCTGGGCTGGGATAAAGCGCGCTGCAAAACCCGCGCCGAAGAGCTGATGGATATGGTGGCAATGGATCCGCGTAAGTTTCTTAGCCGCTATCCGCGCGAGATGTCCGGCGGCCAGCAGCAGCGTATCGGCGTCATCCGCGCCCTGGCGGCGGATCCTCCGGTACTGCTGATGGATGAACCGTTCGGCGCGGTGGACCCCATCAACCGCGAGGTGATCCAGAACCAGTTCCTGGAGATGCAGCGCAAGCTGAAGAAAACGGTGATGCTGGTCAGCCACGATATTGATGAAGCCCTGAAGCTCGGCGACCGAATCGCAGTCTTCCGTCAGGGGAAAATCGTGCAGTGTGCCAGCCCGGATGAACTGCTGGCAAAACCGGCCAATGAATTTGTCGGCTCGTTTGTTGGTCAGGACAGGACGCTGAAGCGGCTGCTGCTGGTCTCCGCAGGAGACGTCACCGACCAGCAGCCGACCATTACGGCGCGGAGCTCTACGCCGCTTCCTGAAGCCTTTGCCACGATGGACGACAATGATATTCGCGCAATTACCGTGGTCGACGAGCACGGAAAACCGCTCGGCTTTGTGAAACGTCGCGAAGCGCGCAACGCCAGCGGTACCTGTGCCGACATCCTGCATCCGTTCCGCATGACCGGCAAGGCGGAAGACAACCTGCGCGTCGTGTTGTCACGTCTGTATGAAAGCAATACCAGCTGGATGCCGATCGTGGATGAGGACGGGCGTTACAACGGTGAGATTTCGCAGGACTATATTGCCGAGTACCTGAGTTCCGGGCGTACGCGTCGGGCACTGAATATTCATAGCGACAGTTAA
- the osmW gene encoding osmoprotectant ABC transporter permease OsmW, which translates to MDTVHYILDNWDYLLTLTLQHLWLVALAVGLAILIGVPLGVLIVRHKWLATPVLGIATIVLTIPSIALFGLMIPLFSLIGQGIGALPAITAVFLYSLLPIVRNTHTALDSLPPGLREAGRGIGMTFWQRLRWVEIPMALPVIFGGIRTAVVMNIGVMAIAAVIGASGLGLLLLNGIGGSDIRMLIAGALMICLLAIVLDWLLHRLQVVLTPKGIR; encoded by the coding sequence ATGGATACCGTTCACTACATCCTGGATAACTGGGACTATCTGTTAACCCTGACGCTGCAGCACCTGTGGCTGGTGGCGCTGGCCGTGGGTTTAGCCATCCTCATCGGCGTCCCGCTGGGCGTTCTGATTGTCCGTCATAAATGGCTGGCAACGCCAGTACTGGGCATCGCTACCATCGTGCTGACCATTCCGTCCATCGCCCTGTTTGGTCTGATGATCCCGCTCTTTTCGCTGATCGGTCAGGGTATCGGCGCCCTGCCCGCGATTACGGCGGTGTTTCTCTACTCGCTGCTGCCGATTGTACGTAACACCCATACGGCGCTCGACAGCCTGCCGCCGGGGCTGCGTGAAGCCGGACGGGGCATCGGCATGACCTTCTGGCAGCGTCTGCGCTGGGTGGAAATCCCGATGGCGCTGCCGGTAATTTTCGGTGGGATCCGTACCGCCGTCGTCATGAATATTGGCGTGATGGCGATTGCCGCGGTAATCGGCGCGAGTGGCCTGGGCCTGCTGCTGCTCAATGGTATTGGCGGAAGTGATATTCGCATGTTGATTGCGGGCGCGCTGATGATTTGTCTTTTAGCTATTGTGCTTGACTGGCTGCTGCACCGTTTGCAGGTGGTTCTGACTCCAAAGGGGATTCGATAA
- the osmX gene encoding osmoprotectant ABC transporter substrate-binding protein OsmX has product MRLFSGLTALCAAALFTSQAMAAPLILATKSFTEQHILSAMTVQYLQKKGFHVQPQTNIATVISRNAMINKQIDMTWEYTGTSLIIFNHINKRMSPQESYETVKRLDAKHGLVWLKPADMNNTYAFAMQRKRAEAEHINTMSEMVAKIEQIRKTNPDKNWLLGLDLEFAGRSDGMKPLQAAYNMTLDRPQIRQMDPGLVYNAVRDGFVDAGLIYTTDGRVKGFDLKVLEDDKGFFPSYAVTPVVRKDTLEANPGLEEALNTLSAQLNNDVITELNKKVDIDHQSPQQVARDFLRSKQLL; this is encoded by the coding sequence ATGAGACTGTTTTCCGGCCTGACGGCGCTGTGCGCCGCGGCGCTCTTCACCAGCCAGGCAATGGCAGCCCCGCTGATCCTGGCAACCAAAAGCTTTACCGAGCAGCATATTCTCTCGGCAATGACCGTGCAGTATTTACAGAAGAAAGGATTCCATGTACAGCCGCAAACCAATATCGCCACGGTGATTTCCCGTAACGCGATGATCAACAAACAGATCGATATGACCTGGGAGTACACCGGCACGTCATTAATCATCTTTAACCACATCAACAAACGCATGTCGCCGCAGGAGTCTTACGAGACGGTGAAACGCCTGGACGCAAAGCACGGTCTGGTATGGCTTAAACCCGCTGACATGAACAATACCTATGCTTTCGCCATGCAGCGCAAGCGCGCCGAGGCGGAACATATCAACACCATGTCAGAGATGGTGGCGAAGATTGAGCAGATCCGTAAAACCAACCCGGACAAAAACTGGCTGCTGGGCCTGGACCTGGAATTTGCCGGGCGCAGCGACGGCATGAAGCCGCTGCAGGCCGCCTATAACATGACGCTGGACCGCCCGCAGATTCGTCAGATGGACCCGGGACTGGTCTATAACGCGGTGCGCGACGGCTTTGTCGACGCCGGTCTGATTTACACCACCGACGGGCGCGTGAAGGGCTTTGACCTGAAGGTGCTGGAAGATGATAAAGGCTTCTTCCCGAGCTATGCGGTCACTCCGGTGGTGCGTAAAGACACGCTGGAGGCTAATCCGGGTCTGGAAGAGGCGCTCAATACCCTCTCCGCCCAGCTCAACAACGACGTTATCACCGAGCTGAACAAGAAGGTGGATATCGACCATCAGTCACCGCAGCAGGTCGCCCGTGATTTCCTGCGTAGCAAACAGTTGCTGTAG
- the osmY gene encoding osmoprotectant ABC transporter permease OsmY, whose product MHPLLKRSLLFVGAIIVVLALLTWGIGLETIKALQVDLIYLGQQHMILVFSSMFFALLVGIPAGILLSRPAARGIAEYVMQIFNVGNTLPPLAVLALAMVVIGIGDTPAIIALFLASLLPIVRNTYAGLCSVPASLLEAANGIGMTKWQRLRQVELPNAWPVMLSGIRIATAINVGTAPLAFLIGASSYGELIFPGIYLNDFPTLILGAAATALFALILDTLLAALGRVMSPHLAQ is encoded by the coding sequence ATGCACCCATTACTCAAACGTTCGCTGCTGTTTGTTGGCGCGATTATCGTGGTTCTTGCCCTTCTCACCTGGGGGATCGGACTTGAGACAATCAAGGCGCTTCAGGTTGACCTGATTTATCTCGGGCAACAGCACATGATACTGGTTTTCTCGTCGATGTTTTTTGCCCTGCTGGTCGGTATTCCGGCCGGTATCCTGCTGAGCCGCCCGGCCGCGCGGGGTATCGCCGAATATGTGATGCAAATTTTCAACGTGGGTAACACGCTGCCACCGCTGGCCGTGCTGGCCCTGGCGATGGTGGTGATTGGCATCGGCGATACGCCCGCCATCATCGCGCTGTTTCTTGCTTCGCTGCTGCCCATTGTGCGCAATACCTACGCGGGACTGTGTTCCGTTCCGGCCTCGTTACTGGAAGCGGCAAACGGGATCGGGATGACCAAATGGCAGCGTCTGCGTCAGGTTGAATTGCCCAACGCCTGGCCCGTCATGCTCTCCGGGATCCGCATCGCCACCGCCATCAACGTCGGTACCGCGCCGCTGGCATTCCTGATTGGTGCCAGCAGCTACGGTGAGCTGATTTTCCCCGGCATCTACCTGAACGATTTTCCGACCCTGATCCTCGGCGCGGCGGCCACCGCCCTGTTCGCCCTGATCCTCGACACCCTGCTGGCGGCGCTGGGTCGCGTGATGAGCCCCCATCTCGCTCAATAA